From Vitis vinifera cultivar Pinot Noir 40024 chromosome 5, ASM3070453v1, the proteins below share one genomic window:
- the LOC100254880 gene encoding uncharacterized protein LOC100254880: protein MILLQGLMDSLTTWHSNLECFLNGVTPIVPSQSLSQDCVQDLNNRWRLPGQDKIDYFTLADLWDCYDEWSAYGIGIPLKLDGGENIMQYYVPYLSAIHIYTSKSLATPRTPKEDSDTADPESDCWSDDSENDKLSRSLSNNSSKTWDTISDDLTSDPEGSLSMKNHLGYLYLQHNEMSSPYWRIPLMDKIVELSKNYPALMTLKSVDLSPASWMAVAWYPIYHIPLGRNVKDLSTCFLTYHTLSSSFQDVVVDVDDDGDKRKSSFCREGESKGERSSRVSLHPFGLATYKMQGNLWIKPQTSDHEKMVYLHCAADSWLKQLRADHHDYFFFTSHSTM, encoded by the exons ATGATTTTGTTGCAGGGATTAATGGATTCTCTTACAACCTGGCATTCAAATCTTGAATGCTTTCTTAATGGAGTAACTCCAATTGTTCCTTCACAATCCCTTTCTCAG GATTGTGTTCAAGATTTAAACAACAGATGGAGACTACCTGGCCAGGATAAAATTGACTACTTCACTTTGGCAGATCTTTGGGATTGCTATGATGAATGGAGTGCATATGGGATTGGAATCCCACTCAAGTTGGATGGTGGAGAAAACATTATGCAATACTATGTTCCTTATCTATCTGCTATTCATATTTACACCAGCAAATCTCTGGCCACTCCCAG GACTCCAAAGGAGGACAGTGACACTGCAGATCCTGAGAGTGATTGTTGGAGTGATGATAGTGAGAATGATAAATTGTCAAGATCTCTAAGCAACAACTCAAGCAAAACTTGGGACACCATTTCTGATGATTTGACTTCTGACCCTGAGGGTTCCTTGTCTATGAAAAATCACCTTGGCTACCTTTACTTGCAGCATAATGAGATGTCCTCTCCTTACTGGAGGATCCCACTCATGGACAAG ATAGTTGAACTAAGTAAGAATTATCCTGCATTGATGACATTGAAGAGTGTGGATCTCTCTCCAGCTAGTTGGATGGCTGTAGCTTG GTATCCTATTTATCATATTCCACTGGGGAGAAATGTGAAGGACTTGTCCACATGCTTCCTCACATACCATACGTTGTCTTCATCTTTCCAAG ATGTTGTAGTGGATGTGGATGATGATGGCGACAAAAGGAAAAGCAGTTTTTGCAGAGAAGGGGAATCTAAGGGAGAGAGGAGTAGCAGGGTTTCCCTTCATCCCTTTGGCTTGGCTACATACAAGATGCAAGGCAACCTTTGGATAAAGCCACAGACTTCTGATCATGAGAAGATGGTTTACCTTCATTGTGCTGCAGATTCCTGGCTGAAGCAACTCAGAGCTGATCACCATGACTATTTCTTCTTCACTTCCCATTCTACCATGTGA